The following are encoded together in the Drosophila willistoni isolate 14030-0811.24 unplaced genomic scaffold, UCI_dwil_1.1 Seg169, whole genome shotgun sequence genome:
- the LOC124460941 gene encoding histone H4: protein MTGRGKGGKGLGKGGAKRHRKVLRDNIQGITKPAIRRLARRGGVKRISGLIYEETRGVLKVFLENVIRDAVTYTEHAKRKTVTAMDVVYALKRQGRTLYGFGG from the coding sequence atgactgGTCGTGGCAAAGGTGGAAAAGGATTGGGAAAGGGTGGTGCTAAGCGTCATCGTAAAGTATTGCGTGATAATATTCAAGGTATCACGAAGCCCGCTATCCGCCGTTTGGCTCGTCGTGGCGGTGTGAAGCGAATTTCTGGTCTTATCTATGAGGAAACTCGTGGTGTCCTAAAGGTATTTCTTGAAAATGTAATCCGCGATGCAGTAACCTACACGGAACATGCCAAAAGGAAGACAGTCACTGCGATGGATGTTGTATACGCATTGAAGAGACAGGGCCGCACTCTTTATGGATTCGGtggttaa